In the Wyeomyia smithii strain HCP4-BCI-WySm-NY-G18 chromosome 2, ASM2978416v1, whole genome shotgun sequence genome, one interval contains:
- the LOC129722310 gene encoding eukaryotic translation initiation factor 3 subunit I, whose amino-acid sequence MKPLMLQGHERAITQIKYNREGDLIFSTAKDHKPSVWFSLNGERLGTYNGHQGAVWCVDVDWTTTRLITGSGDMSTKLWDVQTGQVLGTIKCSSAARTANFSYSGNQASYSTDKAMGSNSELFIFDVRNVDSSISDQTSMLKFTMNEQSKITSTLWGTLDETIITGHDNGSIRIWDLRAARELNSVNAHTNAINDMQLSKDGTMFVSASKDTTAKLFDSEDLMSLKTYKTERPVNSAAISPIHEHVVLGGGQEAMEVTTTSTKSGKFDSRFFHLVYEEEFARVKGHFGPINSLAFHPDGKSYATGGEDGFVRVQVFDASYYEYVFE is encoded by the exons ATG AAACCGCTGATGTTACAGGGGCACGAGCGTGCTATCACGCAAATAAAATACAACCGGGAAGGAGATTTGATTTTTTCAACTGCAAAAGATCACAAACCGTCGGTATGGTTCTCGCTGAATGGTGAACGCTTAGGAACGTACAACGGACATCAGGGTGCTGTTTGGTGTGTTGATGTCGATTGGACTACAACAAGATTGATAACCGGAAGTGGTGACATGTCTACAAA ATTGTGGGACGTTCAAACTGGCCAAGTCCTAGGGACAATCAAGTGCAGTTCAGCTGCCCGTACCGCTAATTTCAGTTACTCGGGAAACCAGGCTTCGTACTCGACAGATAAAGCTATGGGTAGCAACTCCGAATTGTTCATTTTCGACGTGAGGAATGTTGATTCTAGCATTAGTGATCAAACATCAATGCTGAAGTTCACTATGAACGAACAATCCAAGATTACTTCAACATTATGGGGTACTCTGGACGAGACTATTATTACGGGACATGACAATGGTTCAATCCGCATCTGGGATTTGCGCGCCGCTAGAGAGTTGAATTCTGTCAACGCTCATACCAATGCTATCAATGATATGCAGTTGTCGAAAGATGGAACTATGTTTGTATCGGCTTCCAAGGACACTACCGCAAAGCTGTTTGATTCTGAAGATTTGATGAGTCTAAAGACGTACAAAACTGAACGACCGGTTAATTCTGCTGCAATCAGCCCCATTCATGAGCATGTTGTTTTGGGTGGTGGCCAAGAAGCGATGGAAGTTACCACAACTTCGACCAAGTCCGGCAAGTTTGATTCTCGATTCTTCCATCTTGTTTACGAAGAAGAGTTCGCTCGCGTTAAGGGCCATTTCGGACCTATCAACAGTTTGGCCTTTCACCCAGATGGCAAAAGCTATGCGACGGGAGGTGAGGATGGTTTTGTGCGTGTTCAAGTTTTTGATGCTTCGTATTATGAGTACGTGTTTGAGTGA
- the LOC129722730 gene encoding uncharacterized protein LOC129722730, which produces MELANGQEKADLNNLVKNIVKILLSSSKYFHCPFCADEYLFEFTLRHHLLKNHVEDLSKIVQSPDSSIKFCDSNICPYCGALFYYISALPKHIMNSHSQDCLIKWQTIVKENSLQRKFLAEPSIKCVPCSPGLSDLFEELSTGSSKHNKKSRTHIRDASPLYKSALKNANRMSASRRSESWVSCDFEFTKHSHVSSTARRELQFDAAVVENASDDAGSISTGKKPKRSRKRFNLRSLKPKGSFKKYVLSKFTRKYHCKIITSTPNNFLDGNDLAVSNSLLHNQERWNRIHLD; this is translated from the coding sequence ATGGAGTTAGCTAACGGTCAGGAAAAAGCAGATCTAAATAATTTGGTGAAAAACATTGTAAAAATCTTGCTCTCATCCTCTAAATATTTTCACTGCCCATTCTGCGCTGACGAGTATTTATTTGAGTTCACTCTCCGGCATCATTTGCTGAAAAACCACGTAGAAGATCTGTCGAAAATTGTTCAATCACCAGATTCCAGTATTAAGTTTTGTGATAGTAACATCTGTCCGTACTGTGGGGCATTATTCTACTACATATCTGCACTTCCGAAGCATATAATGAATAGTCACAGCCAGGACTGTTTGATCAAGTGGCAAACCATAGTTAAAGAAAATAGTCTGCAAAGAAAGTTTCTGGCGGAACCAAGTATCAAATGCGTACCGTGTTCGCCTGGGTTAAGCGATCTGTTCGAAGAGTTAAGCACGGGTAGTTCGAAGCACAACAAGAAAAGCCGTACGCATATAAGAGATGCTTCTCCTTTGTATAAATCTGCCCTGAAGAATGCAAATCGGATGTCCGCCTCCAGACGCTCGGAATCCTGGGTCAGTTGTGATTTTGAATTTACAAAACATTCCCATGTTTCTAGTACGGCTCGACGGGAACTTCAGTTTGACGCTGCAGTTGTAGAAAACGCAAGTGACGATGCAGGATCGATTAGCACAGGAAAAAAGCCTAAACGATCACGAAAACGGTTTAACCTGCGTTCCCTGAAACCGAAGGGAAGTTTCAAGAAATATGTTTTGTCCaaatttacacgaaagtatCACTGCAAAATCATCACGAGTACACCTAACAATTTCCTTGACGGTAACGATCTTGCGGTGTCCAATTCGCTGCTGCACAATCAAGAACGATGGAATCGAATTCATTTGGATTGA
- the LOC129722785 gene encoding uncharacterized protein LOC129722785: protein MLRATMNADRNKRQYRSGNNLYSDDELELSSSQILEKVKSDRIPATKPDEDRRRRTIIVEKKNGSYGFTLQSYGIHYKKEQEVEMITYVDYVEYDGPAYRAGMREGDVILSINGYDMEKAEHKTLVNFIKNCDNRMRMVVLFEDCCRKVELHLKYIELQELLKSKMNDLERICLRERELLEGKWKTHSLPARKKTTVSSDDIDPGSTTDIESASGPSFCRPAASTEDVKKLLRQKPYIVPPPTQFMLAYHCLDSNYRYVIHPSNSPSGSGNADYSSGAASFNTSCAQSSAKLCKDHQYVIRGSSLDNSSLGGRSTANNQQPKSTSPTKSLHNYDTKSTKSASRRHLHGHSCNPCMGHFLRSGDKTGKAADKDNTSLDAYDLASPCCDPQCVPTRRKSKHHKDHHHKHKHRGKETKEGGKDRIPRPKSQPHISPQSQPNYQYRHSKDKHEHHHAKVYDLNASLTSHCSLHSCTSSEFNAAAENSPASYSTSISSDTLYWEPHSEATPASAGSAHKKPPPTSSAGPSRPHTHQHHYYVQKYVNPHTGQIQPIAMYAGPPVHKPKSWDNLAMKSYGGYGYGYGYLEMGKANIPAQTRTQTTITIQHRNSIPKKNGYERYSAFVDVENYAPPPTQFLQETTTTTTTITTNSTENLLGPFNVSDTSLACECVEGPSATNSTGANSAASTMEILHDKSGYYSSLGGAGTGGKKQMANLTEIARL, encoded by the exons TCTCAGATCCTGGAGAAGGTCAAGTCCGACCGTATTCCCGCAACCAAACCGGACGAAGATCGTCGCCGGCGAACGATTATCGTCGAAAAGAAGAACGGTTCCTACGGCTTCACGTTGCAAAGCTACGGGATCCACTATAAGAAGGAACAGGAGGTGGAAATGATAACCTACGTTGATTATGTGGAGTACGATGGACCGGCCTACCGAGCAGGAATGCGTGAAGGTGACGTGATTTTGTCGATCAACGGGTATGACATGGAAAAGGCCGAACACAAGACACTGGTAAACTTTATCAAAAACTGTGATAACCGGATGCGAATGGTGGTGCTGTTTGAGGATTGCTGCAGAAAG GTTGAACTTCATCTCAAGTACATAGAACTCCAGGAACTGTTGAAAAGTAAAATGAACGATCTTGAAAGAATCTGTCTTCGTGAACGAGAATTGCTAGAGGGAAAATGGAAAACGCATAGCTTGCCAGCACGCAAGAAAACGACTGTTTCCAGTGATGATATTGATCCAGGTTCTACGACTGATATAGAATCAGCGTCTGGTCCATCATTCTGTCGCCCGGCCGCTTCTACTGAAGACGTTAAAAAGTTACTACGACAGAAACCCTACATCGTACCACCACCCACCCAATTTATGCTAGCGTACCAT TGTTTGGACAGCAATTATCGTTACGTAATCCATCCCTCAAACTCACCAAGTGGTAGCGGAAATGCTGACTACTCATCCGGTGCTGCCTCATTCAATACTAGTTGTGCTCAATCGTCGGCCAAATTGTGTAAGGATCATCAATATGTTATCCGCGGTTCTTCCCTTGACAATAGTAGTTTAGGAGGCAGAAGCACTGCCAACAACCAACAGCCAAAGTCTACTTCACCTACGAAAAGTCTTCACAACTACGATACCAAATCGACAAAGTCGGCTTCCCGTCGACACTTGCATGGTCACTCGTGCAATCCTTGCATGGGCCATTTCCTGCGAAGTGGGGATAAAACTGGCAAGGCCGCTGATAAGGACAACACCAGCTTGGATGCATACGATCTTGCCAGTCCGTGCTGTGATCCACAGTGTGTTCCCACTAGGCGAAAATCAAAGCACCATAAAGATCATCACCACAAGCACAAACATCGTGGCAAGGAGACGAAGGAAGGTGGCAAAGATCGCATCCCTCGTCCCAAGTCGCAGCCTCACATCTCGCCTCAATCGCAGCCCAACTACCAGTATCGCCATAGCAAAGACAAGCAT GAGCACCATCACGCCAAAGTGTACGATCTAAACGCTAGTCTTACCAGTCATTGTAGCCTTCATTCATGCACATCTAGCGAGTTCAATGCCGCAGCTGAGAATTCGCCTGCATCCTACAGCACTTCAATCAGTTCCGATACGCTTTACTGGGAACCGCACAGCGAAGCGACGCCGGCATCCGCGGGATCAGCCCACAAGAAGCCGCCGCCGACCAGTTCCGCTGGCCCTAGTCGGCCGCATACTCACCAGCATCATTACTATGTGCAGAAATACGTGAACCCACACACTGGACAGATTCAGCCAATCGCGATGTATGCTGGACCTCCGGTGCACAAACCCAAATCATGGGACAACCTCGCAATGAAAAGTTACGGCGGTTACGGGTACGGTTATGGCTATCTCGAGATGGGTAAAGCAAACATTCCAGCGCAGACTCGCACTCAGACCACTATCACCATCCAGCATCGGAACTCGATTCCGAAAAAGAACGGCTACGAACGATATTCGGCCTTTGTGGACGTTGAGAATTACGCGCCACCACCGACACAGTTCCTACAGGAGACAACTACAACAACGACAACGATCACCACGAATTCGACGGAGAATCTTTTAGGACCCTTTAACGTTTCCGACACTAGTTTAGCCTGCGAATGCGTCGAGGGCCCATCGGCAACAAACAGCACAGGGGCCAACAGTGCTGCTAGCACAATGGAAATTCTTCACGATAAATCTGGCTACTATTCTAGTCTAGGAGGGGCAGGAACTGGTGGGAAAAAGCAAATGGCCAATTTAACCGAAATCGCTCGACTATAA